Proteins encoded together in one Deltaproteobacteria bacterium window:
- a CDS encoding acyl carrier protein has product MDYREIVRTFVIENFLFGEEADFEEDSSFLENSIIDSTGVLELVSFLEQTFHIVVEDDELVPENLDSLNNVVRYLEGKLDSKARQTA; this is encoded by the coding sequence ATGGACTATCGAGAGATAGTGCGCACCTTTGTAATCGAGAATTTTCTTTTCGGGGAAGAGGCAGATTTCGAAGAAGACAGCTCTTTCCTGGAAAACTCTATTATCGATTCCACCGGTGTTCTGGAACTGGTCAGTTTCCTGGAGCAGACCTTCCACATCGTTGTTGAAGATGATGAGCTTGTGCCAGAGAATCTTGACAGTTTGAACAATGTAGTTCGCTACCTCGAGGGCAAGCTCGACAGCAAGGCGCGGCAAACAGCATAA